The following nucleotide sequence is from Tolumonas lignilytica.
CATCATCCGCTATGAAGATGAACCGAAAGCTGAGTTGATGCGCCGGTTCGGTTTGTCAGATATTCAGGCCGAAGCGATTCTGGATCTGAAACTGCGCCATTTAGCCAAGCTGGAAGAGATCAAGATCCGTGGCGAGCAGGATGAACTGAACAAAGAACGTGAACAGCTGGAAGCATTACTGGGTTCAGAACGTAAACTGAGCAATCTGCTGAAAAAAGAAATCCAGGCCGATGCCGAAAAATATGGCGATGACCGTCGTTCACCGCTCATCGAGCGTCAGGAAGCAAAACAACTGACAGAAAAAGAGCTGACTCCCAGTGAGCCGGTTACGGTAGTGGTCTCGGAAATGGGCTGGGTGCGTGCCGCCAAAGGACATGAGGTCGATGTTCAGGGGCTGAGTTATAAGGCGGGAGATGGTTATCTTGCCAGTGCGCAGGGCCGCAGCAATCAGCAAACCGTGTTCATGACCAACTTGGGTCGAACTTATTCGTTAGAAGCACATACATTGCCGTCGGCGCGCGGGCAGGGTGAACCGCTGACCGGTAAATTAAGTTTCACGGCGGGTGAGCAAACACGTTATGTCTTGTTGGGTAATGACGATGAGCGCTATCTGATCTGTTCTGATGCCGGATACGGTTTCCTGTGTGAATATGCGGATCTCGTGAGTAAAAACAAAAACGGTAAAGCCTTGCTGACATTGCCGGAGGGGGCTCAGGTATTGCCGCCGCAACTGGCCGCCAAGCAGGATGATGCGCTATGTCTGGTGATCAGCAACGAAGGCCGGATGTTACTGTTCCCATTAGATACATTGCCGCAACTGGGTAAAGGTAAGGGCAATAAGTTAATTGGCATTCCTGCCGATAAAGTTGCCAGCCGCGAGGAGTTTGTGGTGCATGTTGCGGTGGTGCGGGCAGATCAGGCCGTCACCTTGTATGCCGGTAAACGTAAACTCACGTTAAAACCGGCTGATATGAGTCTCTATCATGGTGAGCGCGGTCGTCGAGGTGCCAAGTTGCCACGCGGCTTGCAACGGGTTGATCGGGTTGAGATTGAACAGACAACCGTTAATAGCGAAGTATAAAGGTAATTTTGATGTTAAAAATTCTGAGAATCATTGTACTGATATGTCTATTGCTCGTCTGGTTTGTAGTCGGGTTGGTCATTTGTCTGGCTCGGCCACGGCATAAAAACAATGTGTTTATGCTGGGGCGGATGTTGAACATGATGTGTCCGGTGTTTGGGGTGAAAGTAAAATCAATCATCCCGGATTGCAGCCGTAATCTTGGCTCTGTTGTGTATGCCGTAAACCATCAGTCCAATTACGATATTTTCGTCACCACTGGCTGCAACTTGCCGGGTGTAGTGTCGATGGGGAAAAAGAGTCTGGTCTGGGTGCCATTTTTCGGCATTCTCTATTACCTGAGTGGCAATATTCTGGTCGATCGGGCAAACCGGGGGCGTGCGGTTGATTCGATGAAACAGGTGGTTGCCAAGATTAAGCAGAAAGGCATTTCTATCTGGATGTTTCCGGAAGGAACTCGCTCTAAAGGCCGTGGTTTATTACCGTTCAAAACCGGCGCATTTCATACTGCATTGATGGCTAAGGTACCGGTCGTGCCTATCGTATGCTCAAGCTATGTAGGGCAGATTGATTTGAATCGCTGGGATAACGGCGAGATTCTGATCGAGATGCTGCCGCCGATAGATACCAGCCACTGGGGACGGGGAACTGTGAAAGAGCTGACTGAAACCGTACGTAATCAGATGGTGCAGAAACTGGCAGAATTGGATGCACAAGTGAAAAGACCTGTCTGAGACTTTTGTAAAATGACGTAAAAATCTCCTTGTGGGGCGATTGCCGCCCCGCATCGGATCGCTTAGACTCTGCACAACTTTTTGAGTGAGATCTCATTTATGGACTGGTTACACCTGATCGTCGATTTTGTGTTGCATATCGATGTACATCTGCAAGAACTTTTCACGACCTATGGTCTTTGGGTGTATGGCATCCTCTTTCTGATTATTTTCAGTGAGACCGGCTTTGTAGTAACGCCATTCTTACCCGGCGATTCATTATTATTTGCTGCGGGTGCCTTGGTGGCGACCACGCAAGGCTCTCCTGAGTCGATGAATATCAATATGCTGGTGTTGTTACTGATTGCGGCCGCCGTAAGCGGAAATATTCTGAACTATACCATCGGTCATCTCTTTGGCGAGAAGCTCTTTCAGAATCCTAATTCAAAAGTCTTCAGAAAGGACTATCTGGATAAGACACATGCCTTTTTTGAGCGACATGGTGGTAAGACAATCATCATTACCCGTTTCCTTCCGATCATCCGGACGTTTGCTCCCTTTGTGGCCGGCATGGGCGCCATGACCTATAAGCGATTTATGGCATTTAATCTGGTCGGCGGCAGCCTGTGGGTAATGTCTTTTGCCTATGCCGGTTTTGAGTTCGGTCAGCAGGAATTTGTGCGCAAAAACTTTACGATGCTGATGATGGGGATCATCGTGGTTTCATTACTACCGATGATTATTCAGGCCATTCGCGTTAAGTGTACCGCACAACCTAAAGCCTGATAATTTTATTCCTGCACCGAAGACAGCCCGGCTGAATTGTCCGGGCTTTTTTATGTTTCCGCCGCATAAACAGACTGCCGACGAATAATTAAAAATGAGATCGAAACCGGTTTCTTTCGCTATATGTTTCCGGTAACTCTGTGAGCTAAGGCGCAAATATTCTGGCGATGTTTCCTGCCAAAAGTGTGTGCAATTTGTTACTCTCTTCACAATTTCTCTTTCCTTCCGAAGTTTCATGTTACCGTATCCTTGGTTAGCGCTGAATTTATCAGCAATCTATTTAGTCCTGGGTGTTTTTTCACCATTTTGGGGTGTTTGGCTCGAATCCGTTGGATTGCAATCAGAGCAAATCGGTTTGTTGTTAGGGATCGGGTTTGCAATGCGTCTGCTGGGCAGTTTGACCATACTGCGACAGGCCAAACGGGCTGAACGATTGATACCAATTGCTCGTTTTCTGGTATTTGGTGGGATCATCAGTTTTGTCGGTTTCTATCTCTCCTCTCAATTTTGGGTGGTTTTACTCTTCACCCTGTTAGCCAATTTTATTTATCCCACCTTGTTGCCATTGACTGATGCCATTGCGGCCCGCATGGTCATTCAGGTCAATCTCGATTACGGCAATGTCCGGTTATGGGGCTCTGCTGCATTCATTGTCGGTGCCACCTTGATTGGTTTCGTGATCGAGCATCTGGGTAAATCATGGATCCTGCACTGCATCGTGTTGGGATTATTGTTAGCTGGTTTTTGTATTCATATGCCGATGCGACCAGCCCCGCGAACTATTGGGCAGGAAAAAGAAAGTCATGGCTACAGCGTTTTGTTACGCAATAAGGCTTTTTTGAATCTGTTACTCATCGAGGCGCTGATCTTTGGTAGTCATGCCGCATATAACAGTTTCAGTGCCATTTATTGGAATGCACAGGGCTTTTCCGCATCGACTATCAGTATGCTGTGGACGACCGGGGTGATCTTTGAAATCCTGATGTTTGCGGTTAGCCGACGGTTGCTGTCAGACTGGTCGCCGGAACGGCTGTTGTGTTGGGCCTGTATCGGTGCGGTGATCCGCTGGGTAACCCTCGGAACCAGCTTGAACTTATGGTTATTGTTCCCCGCACAGGCTTTGCATTCGTTTTCCTTTGCGCTGGCCCATTTAGGTGCGATGCGCTATCTGTCACAGCGATTACCTCGAGAGGCCATGATCCCTGGGCAGACACTCTATTCTGCAGTCGGGCAGTCGCTGTCTTTGGCTCTGTTTACCGTATTAAGCGGCATCATGTATCACCACATGCATCAATTTGTGTTCCTGGCCATGGCGGTGATTATTTTACCTGCATTTTATTTGATCTGGCGGGGGAAACAGACGATGGTTTCTCCGTCGGCATATTGAGGTCAACATGCAGTCTGCCGACGTTAACCAGCAATTCATGCTCTCCATTTGCATTATTCTGCTGGGGTATCTTGCGAAACGAACCAAATATCTGACAGAAAAAGAAGGCGAGTCGATAGCGCAGATCATCTTTAATATCACCTTACCGGCGTTGGTGATTAATGTTTTTTCTGTCTTACCGCTGCAACCGCAACTGATATTGTTGCCGGTATTGGGTTTCGTTGTGAACGGCCTGCTTTGCCTTTGCATCTTGTTCATCTTCCGTAAACATGAACGGCCGGTCCGCGGCATGATGGGCATGGCATTGCCAGGTGCAAACATCGGCTTATTCGCCTACCCATTGGTGGAAGCCATCTGGGGCAAACACGGACTGACCTATATCGCGATGTATGATTTAGGTAATTCCTATGTGGTGTTTTTAGTCTGTTATACGGTCGGCGCCTATTTTTCAGGCGAAAAACCACTAAGCTGGCAACAATTACTGCATTCGGTAGTGCGGTCTGTGCCGGTGATGACCAGTTTGATTGCACTATCGATAAATCTTATGGGAATTAAATTGCCGGACTTGGTTCTGCAAACCACCCAGGTCATAGCAAAAGCGAATATGCCACTCAGCCTGCTATTGCTGGGCATGTATCTCAATTTTTCTTTCCCGGCAGATCAACGCAAACTGCTGTTGCAGGCACTAGGCAGTAAATATCTGATTGGTGGAGCACTCGGAGCGTTACTTTGTTGGTTATTGCCCTACGATACCTTATTCCGACACTCCTTATTACTGGCCGGGGTCTTGCCATTGCCGACCATGGTGCTGACGTATGCTGTTATTTTTGGCTATGATCGCCGGATGACAGGGGCAATGCTGAATGCCTCGGTGATTTTAAGTATTTTGTTGAGCTGGGTGGTCTTTCATTTTTCGACCATTGGGTAGCTTCAGAGTACAATCAGCAAAACGGATAGCCGGGCTATCTTGACCACCAGATGAATGAGGCAACATGGCGTTACGAATCAGTTACTGTTACAAAGGTCAGCCGCGTGAAATTAATTATGCGAATGACAAATTTCACGATATCTACGAAGCAATCGCTGCGGAAGAAGGGGTCGATTTACGGGCCTATCTGGCAATGGAACGACAACTGGCGTCATTGTCTAAAAAGGTGGGTGCGGTGAAAGATTTTCGCGACAACCAATTCAGGGAATTTGGTTTCAGTGATATCAAGGTGATAAAAGAGTAACTTAATGAACAACGCCGCAATCAGCGGCGTTGTTGTTTTCAGCGATTACAGGATAAACCGGCTCAGATCTTCATCTTCCACCAGTTCACCGAGGTAGCGCTCAACATAGGCGGCATCAATGCTGATCACTTGTCCCGGATTATCGGCGGCATCGTAAGAAATATCTTCCATCAGTTTTTCCAACACGGTATGCAGACGACGTGCACCGATATTTTCCGTACGTTCATTCACCTTCCAAGCGGCTTCCGCGATGCTGCGGATCCCTTCTGCAGTGAACTCGACCGTCACCTGTTCGGTGGCCATCAGTGCACGGTACTGTTCGGTCAGTGAGGCATTCGGTTCAGTCAGAATACGCTCGAAATCATCAACCGTCAGGCTCTTCAGCTCAACGCGAATGGGCAGACGGCCTTGCAGTTCCGGGATCAGGTCGGAAGGCTTGGCGATCTGGAAGGCCCCGGAGGCAATAAACAGAATATGGTCGGTTTTGACCATGCCGTGTTTGGTGTTAACGGTACAACCCTCCACCAAGGGTAACAGGTCACGCTGTACGCCTTCACGGGAAACATCCGGGCCACTGCTTTCACCGCGTTTACAGATTTTGTCGATCTCATCGATGAACACGATGCCATTGTTTTCTACGGCATGAATGGTTTTTTCTTTCAGCTCTTCCGGATTCAACAGGCGTGCGGCTTCTTCTTCCACCAGCTGTTTCAGCGCTTCTTTCACTTTCAGCTTGCGCTTACGCGTATTGCCGGACGACATATTCTGGAACAGGCCCTGCAACTGATTGGTCATTTCTTCCATACCAGGTGGCGCCATGATTTCCACGCCCATTTGCGGGCCGGCCATTTCGACTTCAATTTCTTTGTCATCGAGTTCGCCTTCGCGCAATTTTTTACGGAAGATTTGACGAGTATGGGCACCTGTCTCTGATTTTTCGGCTTCGCCCCAATTGGTGCGGGCAGGCGGCAGTAAGACGTCAAGAACACGCTCTTCAGCGGCTTCCTGAGCACGGAAACGAACCTTTTCCATCTCCTGATTGCGCATCATTTTCAGCGCCATATCCGTCAAATCGCGGATGATGGTATCGACTTCTTTCCCGACATAACCGACTTCGGTGAA
It contains:
- a CDS encoding DUF2960 domain-containing protein; amino-acid sequence: MALRISYCYKGQPREINYANDKFHDIYEAIAAEEGVDLRAYLAMERQLASLSKKVGAVKDFRDNQFREFGFSDIKVIKE
- a CDS encoding DedA family protein, which produces MDWLHLIVDFVLHIDVHLQELFTTYGLWVYGILFLIIFSETGFVVTPFLPGDSLLFAAGALVATTQGSPESMNINMLVLLLIAAAVSGNILNYTIGHLFGEKLFQNPNSKVFRKDYLDKTHAFFERHGGKTIIITRFLPIIRTFAPFVAGMGAMTYKRFMAFNLVGGSLWVMSFAYAGFEFGQQEFVRKNFTMLMMGIIVVSLLPMIIQAIRVKCTAQPKA
- the hslU gene encoding HslU--HslV peptidase ATPase subunit, which translates into the protein MSEMTPREIVHELDRHIIGQAEAKRAVAIALRNRWRRMQLSDDLRQEVAPKNILMIGPTGVGKTEIARRLAKLANAPFIKVEATKFTEVGYVGKEVDTIIRDLTDMALKMMRNQEMEKVRFRAQEAAEERVLDVLLPPARTNWGEAEKSETGAHTRQIFRKKLREGELDDKEIEVEMAGPQMGVEIMAPPGMEEMTNQLQGLFQNMSSGNTRKRKLKVKEALKQLVEEEAARLLNPEELKEKTIHAVENNGIVFIDEIDKICKRGESSGPDVSREGVQRDLLPLVEGCTVNTKHGMVKTDHILFIASGAFQIAKPSDLIPELQGRLPIRVELKSLTVDDFERILTEPNASLTEQYRALMATEQVTVEFTAEGIRSIAEAAWKVNERTENIGARRLHTVLEKLMEDISYDAADNPGQVISIDAAYVERYLGELVEDEDLSRFIL
- a CDS encoding AEC family transporter translates to MQSADVNQQFMLSICIILLGYLAKRTKYLTEKEGESIAQIIFNITLPALVINVFSVLPLQPQLILLPVLGFVVNGLLCLCILFIFRKHERPVRGMMGMALPGANIGLFAYPLVEAIWGKHGLTYIAMYDLGNSYVVFLVCYTVGAYFSGEKPLSWQQLLHSVVRSVPVMTSLIALSINLMGIKLPDLVLQTTQVIAKANMPLSLLLLGMYLNFSFPADQRKLLLQALGSKYLIGGALGALLCWLLPYDTLFRHSLLLAGVLPLPTMVLTYAVIFGYDRRMTGAMLNASVILSILLSWVVFHFSTIG
- a CDS encoding 3-phenylpropionate MFS transporter, translated to MLPYPWLALNLSAIYLVLGVFSPFWGVWLESVGLQSEQIGLLLGIGFAMRLLGSLTILRQAKRAERLIPIARFLVFGGIISFVGFYLSSQFWVVLLFTLLANFIYPTLLPLTDAIAARMVIQVNLDYGNVRLWGSAAFIVGATLIGFVIEHLGKSWILHCIVLGLLLAGFCIHMPMRPAPRTIGQEKESHGYSVLLRNKAFLNLLLIEALIFGSHAAYNSFSAIYWNAQGFSASTISMLWTTGVIFEILMFAVSRRLLSDWSPERLLCWACIGAVIRWVTLGTSLNLWLLFPAQALHSFSFALAHLGAMRYLSQRLPREAMIPGQTLYSAVGQSLSLALFTVLSGIMYHHMHQFVFLAMAVIILPAFYLIWRGKQTMVSPSAY
- a CDS encoding 1-acylglycerol-3-phosphate O-acyltransferase, whose amino-acid sequence is MLKILRIIVLICLLLVWFVVGLVICLARPRHKNNVFMLGRMLNMMCPVFGVKVKSIIPDCSRNLGSVVYAVNHQSNYDIFVTTGCNLPGVVSMGKKSLVWVPFFGILYYLSGNILVDRANRGRAVDSMKQVVAKIKQKGISIWMFPEGTRSKGRGLLPFKTGAFHTALMAKVPVVPIVCSSYVGQIDLNRWDNGEILIEMLPPIDTSHWGRGTVKELTETVRNQMVQKLAELDAQVKRPV